The Bradyrhizobium ottawaense genome window below encodes:
- a CDS encoding bifunctional helix-turn-helix transcriptional regulator/GNAT family N-acetyltransferase, protein MPSSSSPLPLAIEQVADDRIAAVRAFNRFYTRKLGVLDQHLGKSPFSLSEARVLYELAHRDELAAKEIGIELGLDPGYLSRIVQSFDEKGLITRRPLPADRRQYQLSLTAKGRQTYAKLNLSSQNEVAAMLAQLSASDATRLTQAMATIEALLEQRRTQPAAFMLRSHRVGDMGWVISRQAAAYAADYNWDISYEALVAEICAQFIKNYDAAREHCWIAEVGGEPVGSIFLVKATDEIAKLRLLQVEKKARGLGVGRALVEQCLQGARERGYGKMTLWTQSILVAARGIYQSAGFKLVKQEKHHSFGADLVGETWERDL, encoded by the coding sequence ATGCCATCAAGCTCTTCCCCATTACCCCTTGCAATCGAGCAGGTCGCCGACGATCGCATCGCAGCGGTCCGCGCCTTCAACCGCTTCTATACCCGCAAGCTCGGTGTGCTCGACCAGCATCTTGGGAAGAGCCCGTTCTCGCTCAGCGAGGCCCGCGTGCTCTACGAACTCGCGCATCGCGACGAGCTGGCGGCAAAGGAGATCGGAATCGAGCTTGGCCTAGATCCCGGCTATCTCAGCCGCATCGTGCAGAGCTTCGACGAAAAGGGGCTGATCACGCGCAGGCCCCTGCCCGCAGATCGCCGGCAATACCAGCTCAGCCTCACCGCCAAGGGCCGCCAGACCTACGCCAAGCTGAACCTGAGCTCGCAAAACGAGGTCGCCGCAATGCTGGCTCAGCTTTCGGCCAGCGATGCAACGCGGCTCACGCAGGCCATGGCGACCATCGAGGCCCTACTGGAGCAACGTCGAACCCAGCCTGCGGCTTTCATGCTGCGCAGCCATCGCGTTGGCGACATGGGCTGGGTCATCTCCAGGCAGGCCGCCGCCTATGCCGCGGACTACAACTGGGACATCAGCTACGAAGCGCTGGTTGCCGAGATCTGCGCACAGTTCATCAAGAACTACGATGCCGCGCGCGAGCACTGCTGGATCGCGGAAGTGGGCGGCGAGCCCGTCGGCTCGATCTTTCTGGTCAAGGCCACCGACGAGATCGCCAAGCTGCGCCTGTTGCAGGTGGAGAAGAAAGCGCGCGGGCTCGGTGTCGGCCGTGCGCTGGTCGAGCAATGCCTCCAGGGCGCTCGCGAGCGGGGCTACGGCAAGATGACGCTGTGGACGCAGAGCATCCTGGTTGCCGCACGCGGCATCTATCAAAGCGCAGGCTTCAAGCTCGTGAAGCAAGAGAAGCACCACAGCTTCGGTGCCGATCTGGTCGGCGAGACCTGGGAGCGGGATCTGTAG
- a CDS encoding biliverdin-producing heme oxygenase — translation MPPLTPSGMLGTMYVLEGSRLGARFLLKEVAEAADLRMTEATSYLSHGAGKRLWQSFLSKLQGEEACDEVEVIAAARVAFAAFERAAERA, via the coding sequence GTGCCGCCGCTGACGCCCAGCGGCATGCTCGGTACGATGTACGTGCTGGAGGGCTCTCGGCTCGGGGCAAGATTCCTGCTGAAAGAGGTCGCGGAGGCCGCCGACCTGCGCATGACGGAGGCCACCAGCTATCTCAGCCATGGGGCAGGCAAGCGCCTGTGGCAGAGTTTCCTGTCGAAGCTTCAAGGCGAAGAGGCCTGCGACGAGGTCGAGGTGATCGCGGCGGCGCGGGTTGCCTTCGCCGCGTTCGAGCGGGCGGCGGAGCGGGCATGA
- the ypfJ gene encoding KPN_02809 family neutral zinc metallopeptidase, which produces MRYDDFRRSDDIEDRRDDGGGGGGGGGFGLPMGGGGLGIGTIIVLGLVGYAFGIDPRILIGGAEILTGGGQAPSYQTDRQSSSTAKRGAPTDEMGSMISGILGEIDDRWSEIFQASGQSYTGPKVVLFRNVTNGGRCGRAESAMGPFYCPPDRTIFLDTSFFREVETRFRGCSGKSACNFTTAYIIAHEAGHHIQNLLGIIPRVTRLQQQAGSKAEANALQVKVELQADCLSGVWVNRESKKRPNFLEAGDIDAALTTASAIGDDTLQRQATGRVVPDSFTHGSAAQRKQWFMTGYQQGTVQACNTFGGGT; this is translated from the coding sequence ATGCGCTACGATGATTTCCGCCGCAGCGACGACATCGAGGATCGTCGCGACGATGGTGGAGGCGGCGGTGGCGGAGGCGGGTTCGGCCTTCCGATGGGCGGCGGCGGGCTCGGCATCGGCACCATCATCGTGCTTGGCCTCGTCGGCTACGCCTTCGGCATCGATCCGCGCATCCTGATCGGCGGCGCCGAGATCCTCACCGGCGGCGGCCAGGCGCCGAGCTACCAGACCGATCGCCAGTCGTCTTCGACCGCCAAGCGCGGCGCCCCGACCGACGAGATGGGCAGCATGATCTCCGGCATTCTCGGCGAGATCGACGACCGCTGGAGCGAGATCTTCCAGGCCTCGGGCCAGTCCTACACCGGGCCGAAGGTCGTGCTCTTCCGCAACGTCACCAATGGCGGCCGCTGCGGCCGGGCAGAGTCGGCGATGGGGCCGTTCTATTGTCCGCCGGATCGTACCATCTTCCTCGACACCTCGTTCTTCCGCGAGGTCGAGACGCGCTTCCGCGGCTGCTCCGGCAAGTCCGCCTGCAACTTCACCACAGCCTACATCATCGCGCACGAAGCCGGCCATCACATCCAGAACCTGCTCGGCATCATTCCGCGCGTGACGCGGCTGCAGCAGCAGGCGGGCTCGAAGGCGGAGGCCAACGCGCTCCAGGTGAAGGTGGAATTGCAGGCCGATTGCCTGTCCGGCGTCTGGGTCAATCGCGAGTCGAAGAAGCGTCCGAACTTCCTGGAAGCCGGCGACATCGACGCCGCGCTGACCACGGCGAGCGCGATCGGCGACGATACGCTGCAGCGCCAGGCCACGGGACGCGTCGTGCCTGACTCCTTCACCCACGGCTCGGCGGCGCAACGCAAGCAGTGGTTCATGACCGGCTACCAGCAGGGCACGGTCCAGGCCTGCAACACGTTCGGCGGCGGGACGTAG
- a CDS encoding nuclear transport factor 2 family protein, whose protein sequence is MNAIANKKLMQDIFAAAANPDPNARDRALFAASLAEDAKWVVTGQYSWSRTFSGKESILNDLHGYVRTRLRDRTRTVAHRFIADGDVVVVEAKGDNVTPEGVRYDNDYCLVFRLEDGKIKEIREYCDSILTERALGSFPQAPVRAAS, encoded by the coding sequence ATGAATGCGATCGCCAACAAGAAACTGATGCAGGATATTTTCGCCGCCGCCGCCAATCCCGATCCGAACGCGCGCGATCGAGCCCTGTTCGCTGCAAGCCTTGCCGAAGACGCCAAATGGGTCGTGACCGGCCAGTATTCCTGGTCGCGCACCTTCTCAGGCAAGGAGTCGATCCTCAACGATTTGCACGGCTATGTGCGCACCCGCCTGCGCGACCGCACGCGCACGGTCGCTCACCGCTTCATCGCCGACGGCGATGTGGTCGTCGTGGAGGCAAAGGGCGACAACGTCACGCCCGAAGGCGTGCGCTACGACAATGACTATTGCCTGGTGTTTCGTCTCGAGGACGGCAAGATCAAGGAGATCCGCGAGTACTGCGACTCGATCCTGACCGAGCGGGCGCTCGGTTCTTTTCCGCAGGCGCCGGTGAGGGCTGCGAGCTGA
- the moaB gene encoding molybdenum cofactor biosynthesis protein B, with the protein MASIDEAKQFIPLDIAVLTVSDTRALADDKSGQTLADRLAAAGHRLAAREIVTDDVEAIRAVVRRWIADSGIDVVITTGGTGFTGRDVTPEAIEPLFEKRMDGFSIAFHMLSHAKIGTSTIQSRATAGVAGATYIFCLPGSPGACRDGWDGILAAQLDYRTRPCNFVEIMPRLDEHLRRPKAQGATV; encoded by the coding sequence ATGGCCTCCATCGACGAAGCAAAACAGTTCATCCCGCTCGACATCGCGGTGCTCACCGTGTCCGACACCCGTGCGCTCGCGGATGACAAGTCCGGCCAGACGCTTGCCGACCGCCTAGCCGCGGCCGGCCATCGTCTCGCCGCGCGCGAGATCGTCACCGACGATGTCGAGGCGATCCGCGCCGTCGTTCGCCGCTGGATCGCAGATAGCGGCATCGACGTCGTCATCACGACCGGCGGCACCGGCTTCACCGGACGCGACGTCACGCCGGAGGCGATCGAGCCCTTGTTCGAGAAGCGCATGGACGGTTTTTCCATCGCCTTCCACATGCTGAGCCACGCCAAGATCGGGACATCGACGATCCAGAGCCGCGCCACCGCCGGCGTCGCGGGGGCGACCTACATCTTCTGCCTGCCGGGCTCGCCCGGCGCCTGCCGCGATGGCTGGGACGGCATCCTGGCCGCTCAGCTCGACTACCGCACGCGCCCGTGCAATTTCGTCGAGATCATGCCGCGGCTGGACGAGCATCTGCGAAGGCCGAAGGCGCAAGGCGCGACGGTGTAA
- a CDS encoding glutathione S-transferase family protein: protein MLKFYFNGSPNPTKVALFLEESGLPFEPVKIDTRKGEQFTAEFLKINPNAKVPAIDDGGTIVFDSNAILLYLAEKTGKFLPAASVRGETLSWLMFIATGVGPYSGQAVHFKHFAPKDQNHDYAHNRYQYETDRHYKVLDGHLKGRSYMVGDSYSIVDMALWGWARMLPFKLGDDAFARYPNVKRLVDEISARPAAARAIALKDKFTFKAEMDDEARANMFKHMATKVA, encoded by the coding sequence ATGCTCAAATTCTATTTCAACGGATCGCCGAACCCGACCAAGGTCGCGCTTTTTCTGGAGGAGTCCGGCCTGCCCTTCGAGCCGGTGAAGATCGACACCCGCAAAGGCGAGCAGTTCACGGCCGAATTCCTCAAGATCAATCCGAATGCCAAGGTCCCGGCGATCGACGATGGCGGCACCATCGTGTTCGACAGCAACGCCATCCTGCTCTATCTCGCCGAGAAGACCGGCAAGTTCCTGCCCGCCGCGAGCGTGCGCGGCGAGACGCTGTCATGGCTGATGTTCATCGCAACCGGCGTCGGGCCGTATTCGGGTCAGGCCGTGCATTTCAAGCATTTTGCGCCAAAGGACCAGAACCACGATTACGCCCATAACCGCTACCAGTACGAGACGGATCGCCACTACAAGGTTCTCGACGGTCACCTCAAAGGGCGCAGCTACATGGTTGGCGACAGCTATTCCATCGTCGACATGGCGCTGTGGGGCTGGGCGCGGATGCTGCCGTTCAAGCTCGGCGACGACGCCTTCGCGCGCTACCCCAACGTGAAGCGGCTGGTGGACGAGATCTCGGCACGGCCGGCGGCGGCACGCGCGATCGCGCTGAAGGACAAGTTCACCTTCAAGGCCGAGATGGACGACGAGGCCCGCGCCAACATGTTCAAGCACATGGCGACCAAGGTCGCCTGA
- a CDS encoding methyl-accepting chemotaxis protein: MPKFRLRIRGRLYAGFMALVVVGLVMAVVAVWNLRAVQDQVARQSALSDSTARVLEISTQLQAIQRANLRYVYDANEPAMKEAQERETAATELLRVGAKGTLSEDRRALYNGLIDDIAKMRRLRDNLGDAVNEARTGKATLLPSGEELAVKMGKLVDAARAAVDEDTAALVADLESRILLVRVANWRFLALRDAQGPANFRASVDRAAQRLAALEKSPQAAELRSTLAPVKTSLGIYKSAFETTSAAMLQADEIYHKSLAPLIVDSVGRLKAAEATLKKDYQESRTTAEAVIAGTTTIQEIAGGLAVLFGCIVAFLIARGIVGPLASMTRAMGLIAGGNLEVEIPGRGKTDEIGDMAKAIQVFKDNMVETERLRAEQTEVEARQAESRKKDMVRLADQFEQAVGEIVNTVSSASNELEASAGTLTTTASRAQDLSTEVASASQEASANVQAVASATEELSSSVSEIARQVQESARIAVEAVGQASRTNDRVGALSKAAARIGDVVELISTIAGQTNLLALNATIEAARAGEAGRGFAVVASEVKALAEQTAKATGEIAQQVSGIQAATEESVGSIREISGTIERLSEISSTVAAAVEQQGAATQEISRNVQQAAHGTQRVSSNIGDVQRGASETGSASSQVLSAARSLSADSNRLKLEVAKFLNSVHAA, translated from the coding sequence ATGCCGAAGTTTCGTTTGCGGATCAGGGGACGCCTGTACGCAGGCTTCATGGCCTTGGTGGTGGTTGGTCTCGTGATGGCGGTGGTTGCCGTCTGGAATTTGCGGGCGGTGCAGGATCAGGTCGCAAGACAATCCGCACTTTCGGACAGCACGGCGCGGGTTTTGGAGATATCGACCCAGCTTCAGGCGATCCAGCGGGCCAATCTGCGTTACGTCTACGACGCCAACGAGCCCGCGATGAAGGAGGCGCAAGAGCGGGAAACCGCGGCGACCGAGCTGTTGCGGGTCGGCGCCAAGGGGACGCTCTCGGAGGATCGACGAGCGCTCTACAACGGCCTCATCGACGACATTGCCAAGATGCGACGCCTGCGTGACAATCTCGGCGACGCCGTCAACGAGGCGAGAACGGGCAAGGCGACGTTGCTGCCGAGCGGCGAGGAGCTGGCCGTCAAGATGGGCAAGCTGGTCGATGCGGCGCGCGCCGCCGTCGACGAAGACACCGCGGCCCTCGTCGCCGACCTCGAATCCAGGATCCTCCTTGTTCGGGTCGCGAACTGGCGTTTCCTGGCGCTGCGCGACGCGCAGGGACCCGCGAATTTCAGGGCGAGCGTAGACAGGGCGGCGCAGCGGCTCGCGGCTCTCGAAAAGAGCCCGCAGGCGGCGGAATTGCGCTCCACGCTCGCGCCGGTGAAGACCTCGCTCGGAATCTACAAATCGGCGTTCGAGACGACGTCCGCCGCGATGCTTCAGGCCGACGAGATCTACCACAAGAGCCTCGCGCCCCTCATCGTCGACAGCGTCGGCAGGCTCAAGGCCGCGGAAGCGACCCTGAAGAAGGACTATCAGGAATCGCGTACGACCGCCGAAGCCGTGATCGCGGGCACCACGACCATTCAGGAGATCGCCGGTGGCCTCGCCGTCCTGTTCGGCTGCATCGTCGCCTTCCTGATCGCCCGCGGCATCGTCGGTCCCCTGGCCTCGATGACGCGCGCGATGGGGCTGATCGCGGGCGGCAATCTCGAGGTCGAGATCCCCGGCCGCGGCAAGACCGACGAGATCGGCGACATGGCCAAGGCGATCCAGGTGTTCAAGGACAACATGGTCGAGACCGAGCGACTGCGCGCCGAGCAGACCGAGGTCGAGGCGCGGCAGGCGGAAAGCCGCAAGAAGGACATGGTCAGGCTCGCCGATCAGTTCGAGCAGGCGGTCGGCGAGATCGTGAACACCGTGTCGTCGGCATCGAACGAGCTCGAAGCCTCCGCCGGCACCTTGACCACGACCGCCTCGCGGGCCCAGGACCTGTCAACGGAGGTCGCCAGCGCCTCGCAGGAGGCCTCGGCCAATGTGCAGGCGGTTGCCTCGGCGACCGAGGAGCTCTCCTCCTCGGTGTCGGAGATCGCCCGCCAGGTGCAGGAATCCGCCCGTATCGCGGTCGAGGCCGTCGGTCAGGCGAGCAGGACCAACGACCGCGTCGGCGCGCTCTCCAAGGCCGCCGCGCGGATCGGCGACGTGGTCGAGCTGATCAGCACCATCGCCGGCCAGACCAACCTCCTGGCGCTGAACGCCACCATCGAGGCGGCGCGCGCGGGTGAAGCCGGCCGCGGCTTTGCCGTGGTCGCCTCCGAGGTCAAGGCGCTCGCGGAGCAGACTGCGAAGGCCACCGGCGAGATCGCCCAGCAGGTCTCCGGCATCCAGGCCGCGACGGAGGAATCTGTCGGCTCCATCAGGGAGATCAGTGGCACCATCGAGCGGCTGTCGGAGATTTCGTCGACGGTCGCGGCCGCCGTGGAGCAGCAGGGCGCGGCGACGCAGGAGATTTCCCGCAACGTCCAGCAGGCGGCCCATGGCACGCAGAGGGTGTCGTCCAACATCGGCGACGTGCAGCGTGGCGCCTCCGAAACCGGATCGGCCTCATCGCAGGTGCTGTCGGCGGCGCGCTCGCTGTCGGCCGACAGCAACCGCCTCAAGCTCGAAGTGGCCAAGTTCCTGAACTCGGTCCACGCCGCCTGA
- a CDS encoding HWE histidine kinase domain-containing protein, whose protein sequence is MNEAVNLTNCDREPIHIPGSVQPFGFMLAVLSDFTICMASDNVGSFLGSDVADLLQQPLTSAISEAAVETIRGRVDYLSGPDATERLFGVELQASKPLYDLSIHFSGVYLIVEAEPSVHEPGVNSGELVRLMLERIRKTRGMTELAREAARQLKVLTGFDRVMVYQFHPDGSGEVIAETAEAGLESFLGLRYPASDIPRQARALYQRNWLRIIADVNARSAALMSTATHNAGLLDLSMSVLRSVSPIHIEYLRNMGVAASMSVSILRDGKLWGLFACHHYSPRYISFDKRTASELFGQMFSWIVEGREREGDVAYEARAHQVQERLIEIAASHDHSRRAIVDFLGDYRKMIDCDGVAVWSDNKIALEGDTPTEDEVKDLVAFINRTSPGRIFASAEIAKVYAAGQAFRDRAAGFLAIPISRTPRDCLIFFRREVTRAVNWAGAPDKIYDEGPNGPRLTPRKSFELWQETVAGQSKPWSAADIRIAESLRVTLLEVILQLSDLAARERRGAQERQELMIAELNHRVRNILSLVRALVAQSKDTAMSVEEFASVLGGRIQALARAHDQITNLNWAPVALRTLLESEAGAYLGGRAGRVKMGGPDVALDPKAFATLALVVHEMMTNSAKYGALADSTGSVEVVWRLDPSSSLVIEWKESGGPPVQPPSRRGFGTTIIERSVPFDLKGDAEIRFDLLGVQATFVIPPNFVELVPSIAGAAMRLEEQQSSRPRISETALIVEDNLIIAMAAEVILLDLGARHVDTAATVDQALRSIERTRPSFALLDPNLGSESSIKVAQKLKEIGVPFIFATGYGERAPLPVDLASAPVVQKPYTLEVVEHALGKLQQAGAQ, encoded by the coding sequence ATGAACGAGGCGGTCAATCTCACCAATTGCGATCGCGAGCCGATCCACATTCCCGGCAGCGTGCAGCCGTTTGGCTTCATGCTCGCTGTGCTCTCGGATTTCACGATCTGCATGGCCTCGGACAATGTCGGCAGCTTTCTCGGAAGCGACGTCGCCGATCTGCTCCAGCAGCCGTTGACGAGCGCCATCTCCGAAGCCGCTGTCGAGACCATCCGCGGTCGCGTCGACTATTTGAGTGGGCCGGATGCGACCGAGCGCCTGTTCGGCGTCGAGCTCCAGGCCAGCAAACCGCTTTACGATCTGTCGATCCATTTCTCCGGCGTCTACCTCATCGTCGAGGCGGAGCCGAGCGTCCACGAGCCCGGCGTCAATTCCGGCGAGCTCGTCCGCCTGATGCTCGAACGGATCCGCAAGACGCGCGGCATGACCGAGCTCGCGCGGGAGGCCGCGCGTCAGCTCAAGGTGCTGACCGGATTCGATCGCGTCATGGTCTACCAGTTTCACCCGGACGGATCGGGCGAGGTGATCGCCGAGACCGCGGAAGCAGGGCTCGAATCCTTCCTCGGCCTGCGTTATCCTGCATCGGATATCCCAAGGCAGGCGCGCGCCCTCTACCAGCGCAACTGGCTGCGCATCATTGCCGACGTCAACGCCAGGTCGGCTGCCCTGATGTCGACCGCCACGCACAATGCGGGATTGCTCGACCTTTCGATGAGCGTGCTGCGCTCGGTCTCGCCGATCCATATCGAATATCTGCGCAACATGGGGGTGGCCGCCTCGATGTCGGTATCGATCCTGCGCGATGGCAAGCTGTGGGGTCTGTTCGCCTGTCATCATTATTCGCCGCGGTACATTTCGTTCGACAAGCGTACGGCCTCCGAGCTGTTCGGGCAGATGTTTTCCTGGATCGTCGAGGGACGCGAGCGCGAGGGCGATGTCGCCTATGAGGCGCGGGCCCACCAGGTCCAGGAGCGCTTGATCGAGATCGCTGCTTCGCACGACCACAGCCGCCGCGCGATCGTCGACTTTCTCGGCGATTACCGCAAGATGATCGACTGCGACGGCGTCGCGGTCTGGTCCGACAACAAGATCGCCCTCGAGGGAGACACGCCGACCGAAGACGAGGTGAAGGACCTCGTCGCCTTCATCAACCGGACCTCGCCGGGCCGGATCTTCGCCAGCGCCGAGATCGCCAAGGTCTATGCCGCTGGCCAGGCTTTTCGCGACCGCGCGGCGGGTTTTCTCGCCATTCCGATCTCACGGACCCCGCGCGACTGCCTGATCTTCTTCCGGCGCGAGGTCACGCGGGCGGTGAACTGGGCCGGCGCTCCCGACAAGATCTATGACGAAGGTCCGAACGGGCCGCGCCTGACGCCGCGCAAGAGCTTCGAGCTCTGGCAGGAGACCGTGGCGGGCCAGTCGAAACCGTGGTCGGCAGCGGACATCCGCATCGCCGAGAGTCTGCGCGTCACACTGCTGGAAGTGATCCTGCAATTGTCCGACCTCGCCGCGCGCGAGCGCCGCGGCGCGCAGGAGCGGCAGGAGCTGATGATCGCCGAGCTCAATCACCGCGTCCGCAACATCCTGAGCCTGGTCCGCGCGCTGGTGGCGCAGAGCAAGGACACGGCGATGAGCGTGGAGGAGTTTGCGAGCGTTCTCGGCGGTCGCATCCAGGCGCTGGCCCGCGCCCACGACCAGATCACCAACCTGAACTGGGCGCCGGTGGCACTGCGGACCCTCCTCGAATCCGAAGCCGGCGCCTATCTCGGGGGGCGCGCAGGCCGGGTGAAGATGGGCGGGCCGGACGTCGCGCTCGATCCCAAGGCGTTTGCCACGCTGGCTCTCGTTGTCCACGAGATGATGACCAATTCCGCCAAATACGGCGCGCTCGCCGATTCCACCGGCAGCGTCGAGGTGGTCTGGCGCCTCGATCCCTCGTCGAGCCTCGTGATCGAATGGAAGGAAAGCGGCGGCCCACCGGTGCAGCCACCGTCGCGGCGTGGCTTCGGCACCACGATCATCGAGCGCTCGGTGCCGTTCGATCTCAAGGGCGATGCCGAAATCCGCTTCGACCTTCTGGGCGTGCAGGCGACGTTCGTCATTCCCCCCAATTTCGTCGAGCTGGTGCCGTCGATAGCAGGAGCCGCCATGCGTCTTGAGGAACAGCAGTCCAGCCGACCCCGGATCTCCGAGACCGCGCTGATCGTCGAGGACAATCTGATCATCGCAATGGCGGCGGAGGTCATCCTGCTCGATCTCGGCGCGCGTCATGTCGACACCGCCGCGACCGTCGACCAGGCGCTGCGCTCGATCGAGCGGACCCGGCCGAGCTTTGCCCTGCTCGATCCCAACCTCGGCAGCGAGAGCAGCATCAAGGTGGCGCAGAAGCTGAAGGAGATCGGCGTGCCCTTCATCTTCGCAACCGGCTATGGCGAGCGCGCGCCGCTTCCGGTGGATCTGGCCTCGGCGCCGGTGGTTCAGAAGCCGTACACGCTGGAAGTGGTCGAGCACGCGCTCGGCAAATTGCAGCAGGCTGGCGCCCAATAG
- a CDS encoding site-specific DNA-methyltransferase — protein MVVSRRGASARAPRTNFESASHSIILGDCVAEMSKLQAGSVDLVFADPPYNLQLKGDLKRPDESHVDAVDDDWDKFDSFSAYDDFTRAWLLAARRAMKPSATIWVIGSYHNIFRVGAIMQDLGFWLLNDIVWRKSNPMPNFRGRRFTNAHETMIWAARDEKAKGYTFNYEALKAANEDVQARSDWLIPLCTGEERLKGADGKKVHPTQKPEGLLARVLLSSSKPGDLVIDPFNGTGTTGAVAKRLGRSYIGFERDKTYAKAAEARIAAVEPLPEASLAPFMTAREAPRVAFSELIERGMIMPGTKLFDAKKKLGALVRADGAIMFGDKVGSIHRIGAVAQGAQACNGWTFWHIETKKGLKLIDELRAEIRAGMAAE, from the coding sequence ATGGTAGTGTCGCGTCGCGGGGCGTCTGCAAGGGCGCCCCGCACAAATTTTGAGTCCGCTTCGCACAGCATCATCCTCGGTGATTGCGTCGCCGAGATGTCGAAGCTTCAGGCTGGTTCGGTCGACCTCGTGTTCGCCGATCCGCCCTACAATCTCCAGCTCAAGGGCGACCTCAAGCGCCCCGACGAATCCCATGTCGACGCCGTCGACGACGACTGGGACAAGTTCGATTCGTTCTCCGCCTATGACGATTTCACCCGCGCCTGGCTGCTTGCCGCCCGCCGCGCGATGAAGCCGTCGGCGACGATCTGGGTGATCGGCTCCTATCACAACATCTTCCGCGTCGGCGCGATCATGCAGGACCTCGGCTTCTGGCTCCTGAACGACATTGTCTGGCGCAAGTCGAACCCGATGCCGAATTTCCGCGGCCGCCGCTTCACCAACGCGCACGAGACCATGATCTGGGCCGCGCGCGACGAAAAGGCCAAGGGCTACACGTTCAATTACGAGGCGCTGAAGGCCGCGAACGAGGACGTGCAGGCACGTTCCGACTGGCTGATCCCGCTCTGCACCGGCGAGGAGCGCCTCAAGGGCGCCGACGGCAAGAAAGTGCATCCGACGCAGAAGCCGGAAGGCCTGCTCGCGCGCGTGCTGCTGTCCTCGTCCAAGCCCGGCGATCTCGTGATCGATCCCTTCAACGGCACGGGCACCACCGGCGCCGTGGCCAAACGCCTCGGCCGCTCCTATATCGGTTTCGAGCGCGACAAGACGTATGCCAAGGCTGCCGAAGCCCGCATCGCCGCGGTCGAGCCGCTGCCGGAAGCAAGCCTTGCCCCGTTCATGACCGCGCGCGAAGCGCCGCGGGTCGCGTTCTCCGAACTGATCGAGCGCGGCATGATCATGCCCGGCACGAAGCTGTTCGACGCCAAGAAGAAGCTCGGCGCGCTGGTCCGTGCCGACGGCGCCATCATGTTCGGCGACAAGGTCGGCTCGATCCACCGCATCGGCGCGGTGGCGCAGGGCGCCCAGGCCTGCAACGGCTGGACCTTCTGGCACATCGAGACCAAGAAGGGTCTCAAGCTGATCGACGAGCTGCGCGCCGAAATCCGCGCCGGCATGGCGGCGGAGTGA
- a CDS encoding DUF1127 domain-containing protein, which produces MVVRAWRALVETVRIRRERSRARDQLAAMSERELLDCGMTRAEIAYELHKPRRRK; this is translated from the coding sequence ATGGTCGTGCGGGCGTGGCGGGCGCTGGTCGAAACGGTCCGTATCAGGCGCGAACGGTCCCGGGCCCGGGATCAACTCGCCGCCATGAGCGAGCGGGAGCTTCTGGACTGCGGGATGACCAGGGCGGAGATCGCGTACGAGCTGCACAAGCCCCGCCGGCGGAAATAA